A stretch of Vigna angularis cultivar LongXiaoDou No.4 chromosome 4, ASM1680809v1, whole genome shotgun sequence DNA encodes these proteins:
- the LOC108342128 gene encoding uncharacterized protein LOC108342128, translating into MELQTLCCALPYQPIHSNHRTLSSPPFATHASFSNQRQTFRFGNGSKCLKWVIREPPALGLNKFQRLLVHASDSSLNGGLEVHPNKSSSVPVSTFNGVEPFHGKPGSVSFCGLTHQSVEEGKSESAPFEEKGGSYLWVLAPAAFIASLIMPQFFVDNVVEAFLNDTILIDAVSLFTHDALFYVGLATFLYVTDRVQRPYLQYSSKRWGLITGLRGYLFSAFLTMGLRIIVPVVLLFATWSSLRMAGIVAVTPFLFGSVVQFAFEKVLDNRGSACWPLVPAIFEVYRLHQLTKAANFAEKLLLSLKELPASPELIERTGGLFALMISFQLLGLVCLWSLMTFLLRLFPSRPVADHY; encoded by the exons ATGGAACTTCAAACCCTTTGTTGCGCTCTTCCTTATCAACCCATTCATTCCAATCATCGGACACTATCT TCACCGCCGTTCGCAACCCACGCTTCATTCTCTAATCAAAGGCAAACATTTCGGTTTGGAAATGGTTCAAAAT gTTTGAAATGGGTGATTAGGGAACCTCCAGCATTGGGATTGAACAAATTCCAGAGACTTCTTGTTCATGCTTCTGATTCCAGTTTAAATGGAGGCTTGGAAGTTCATCCAAACAAAAGTTCTAGTGTGCCCGTTAGTACGTTTAACGGGGTAGAACCGTTTCATGGTAAACCAGGTTCTGTCTCTTTTTGTGGGTTGACACACCAATCGGTAGAAGAAGGGAAATCGGAATCTGCCCCCTTCGAAGAAAAGGGTGGCTCTTACTTATGGGTCTTAGCTCCTGCGGCGTTCATAGCATCTTTGATTATGCCACAGTTCTTCGTTGACAATGTGGTGGAGGCTTTTCTTAATGATACGATTTTAATAG ATGCTGTGAGTCTGTTCACCCATGATGCCCTGTTCTACGTTGGACTAGCGACATTTTTGTATGTGACTGATCGTGTCCAGAGGCCTTATTTGCAGTACAGCTCCAAAAGATGGGGTCTTATCACCGGCCTCAGAGGATATTTATTCTCCGCCTTTTTAACAATGGGTTTGAGGATTATTGTTCCTGTTGTTCTTCTGTTTGCAACCTGGTCATCACTTCGCATGGCAGGAATTGTTGCTGTAACTCCTTTTTTATTTGGCTCTGTTGTACAATTTGCATTTGAGAAAGTTTTGGACAATCGTGGGTCAGCTTGCTGGCCACTAGTTCCTGCTATATTTGAG GTATACAGACTGCATCAGCTTACAAAAGCTGCTAATTTTGCTGAGAAGTTGTTATTATCTTTGAAGGAGCTTCCTGCGAGCCCAGAATTGATAGAACGAACTGGAGGTTTGTTCGCATTGATGATCTCATTTCAATTACTGGGGCTTGTGTGCCTTTGGTCATTGATGACGTTTCTTTTGAGGCTATTTCCCTCTAGACCTGTAGCAGATCATTACTGA
- the LOC108341943 gene encoding allene oxide synthase 1, chloroplastic produces MASSLTVSPLLLHLRSSSCKWKTSSSMRPFTTKASVSETTSLPASETAKLPLREIPGDYGLPFIGPISDRLDFFYNQGRDVFFQSRVQKYNSTVFRVNMPPGPFISSDPKVIVLLDAKSFPVLFDVTKVEKRDLFTGTYMPSLELTGGYRILSYLDPSEPKHDKLKRLLFFLLKHRSSHVIPEFHSTYTTLFETLEKELADKGKAAFQDPSDQAAFNFLARALFGTNPSDTKLGSDGPGIIQIWVLLQLGPILTLGLPKFIEDPILHTFPIPPFLIKSDYQRLYDFFYESAGAVFDEASRLGISKEEACHNLLFATCFNSFGGMKILFPSMLKWIAGAGLKLQAQLAEEVRAAVKANGGKVTMAALEAMPLVKSVVYEAFRIEPPVPLQYGRAKRDLVIESHDNSFSVKKGEMLFGFQPFATKDPKIFENAEKYVADRFVGEGEKLLKYVLWSNGPETENPSLGNKQCAGKDFVVLFSRLLVVELFLRYDSFEVEVGTSPLGASVNITSLKKATS; encoded by the coding sequence ATGGCATCAAGTTTAACGGTATCTCCTCTATTGTTGCACCTACGATCCTCCTCATGCAAGTGGAAGACCTCTTCCTCCATGCGTCCTTTTACAACCAAAGCTTCAGTCTCTGAAACGACGTCGTTACCAGCGTCGGAAACGGCCAAGCTCCCGCTGCGCGAAATCCCGGGAGACTACGGTCTCCCTTTCATAGGACCCATCAGCGACCGCCTCGACTTTTTCTACAACCAAGGCCGTGACGTTTTCTTCCAATCCCGCGTCCAGAAGTACAACTCCACCGTCTTCCGCGTCAACATGCCACCTGGCCCCTTCATCAGCTCCGACCCAAAAGTCATCGTTTTGCTTGATGCCAAAAGCTTCCCCGTCCTCTTCGACGTGACAAAAGTAGAAAAACGTGACCTCTTCACCGGCACCTACATGCCTTCCCTCGAACTAACCGGCGGTTACCGAATCCTCTCCTACCTCGACCCCTCCGAACCCAAACACGACAAACTAAAAcgcctcctcttcttccttctcaAACACCGAAGCAGTCACGTCATTCCCGAGTTCCATTCAACCTACACAACCCTCTTCGAAACCCTCGAGAAAGAGCTGGCAGACAAAGGAAAAGCTGCTTTTCAAGACCCCAGTGACCAAGCAGCGTTTAACTTCCTGGCTCGCGCGCTTTTTGGCACCAACCCCTCCGACACAAAACTCGGAAGCGACGGCCCAGGTATAATCCAAATATGGGTTCTGCTCCAGCTTGGCCCTATTTTGACATTGGGCCTTCCCAAATTCATTGAAGATCCCATTCTCCACACCTTCCCCATCCCTCCTTTTCTGATAAAGAGCGACTATCAGAGGCTCTACGATTTCTTCTACGAGTCCGCTGGGGCTGTATTTGACGAAGCGTCGCGTCTTGGTATCTCCAAAGAAGAAGCGTGCCACAACCTGTTATTCGCCACGTGCTTTAACTCGTTTGGCggaatgaaaattttattcccCAGCATGCTGAAGTGGATTGCAGGTGCGGGCTTGAAACTTCAAGCTCAGCTGGCGGAGGAGGTGAGGGCCGCCGTTAAGGCTAACGGCGGGAAGGTGACGATGGCGGCGTTGGAAGCGATGCCGCTGGTGAAGTCGGTGGTGTACGAGGCGTTTCGCATTGAACCGCCGGTGCCACTGCAGTACGGGAGGGCGAAGAGGGACTTGGTGATCGAGAGTCACGACAATTCGTTTTCGGTGAAGAAAGGGGAGATGCTGTTTGGGTTTCAGCCGTTTGCGACTAAGGATCCGAAGATATTTGAGAATGCAGAGAAGTACGTGGCTGATAGGTTCGTGGGGGAGGGAGAGAAGCTGCTGAAATACGTGCTCTGGTCGAACGGTCCTGAGACCGAGAACCCCAGCCTTGGAAACAAACAGTGTGCTGGGAAGGATTTTGTGGTGCTGTTTTCTCGGCTTCTGGTTGTGGAGCTATTTCTTCGTTATGATTCTTTTGAAGTTGAGGTTGGAACCTCGCCGTTGGGTGCTTCCGTTAACATAACCTCCCTCAAGAAAGCAACCTCTTAG
- the LOC108343189 gene encoding wall-associated receptor kinase-like 14, producing MITTQKYRLFWFYLVAAEFIFFIPLTSTQLQHHECRQTCGSSDPFPYPFGFSSGCIIRLNCTAGRASVGEFPIEKVSTYSIIVNIEAQCSRPFDSFGQLFSHKYAPTLRNVILLENCTGTPLPFPCSISGNLVRTHFESVGCNGTVADNLTCYFENKTSGFVNRRELESSGCKYFMSSLSFPDVTDVSGEPLSLEVNTIELGWWVQGDRCLCSDHANCTNLQSPVDGKPGFRCGCRDGFVGDGFLAGTGCQKASSCNPAKYLSGRCGGTTRFIVLIGGFVIAVSLIITAASLCCFFRRRTKLKVTKSTKRRLTEATGNNGVPIYPYKDIERATNSFSENQRLGTGAYGTVYAGKLYSDEWVAIKRIKHRDTDSIEQVMNEIKLLSSVSHTNLVRLLGCSIEYGEQILVYEFMPNGTLSQHLQKERGQGLPWSVRLTIATETAQAIAHLHSAINPPIYHRDIKSSNILLDHNFRSKVADFGLSRLGMTEISHISTAPQGTPGYVDPQYHQDFHLSDKSDVYSFGVVLVEIITGLKVVDFSRSPNEVNLASLAADRIGKGLLDEIIDPFLEPETRSDARTLSSIHKVAELAFRCLAFHRDMRPSMTEVACELEQLRLCQWTTLGDNNCATSTELSSCSSSSNESEKPLSTTTKNVGEKGKGYLNIQTRPIGLKSLQRPNINSPVSVQDQELWLSEQSSPSSNSFPSKSFD from the exons aTGATCACTACACAAAAATACCGGCTTTTCTGGTTCTACTTAGTAGCGGCtgaattcatatttttcattCCATTAACCAGTACCCAATTGCAGCATCACGAGTGCCGCCAAACATGCGGTTCCTCCGATCCTTTCCCTTACCCTTTCGGATTCTCCTCCGGATGCATAATCCGTTTGAATTGCACCGCCGGAAGAGCCTCCGTCGGAGAATTCCCCATCGAAAAGGTGAGCACATACAGCATAATCGTCAACATCGAAGCTCAGTGCAGTCGTCCGTTCGATAGTTTTGGCCAACTCTTCAGCCACAAATACGCGCCCACTTTGCGAAACGTGATTCTGTTGGAGAACTGTACCGGAACTCCCTTGCCCTTTCCCTGCTCCATTTCGGGGAATCTGGTTCGGACCCACTTCGAATCCGTGGGATGCAACGGCACAGTAGCGGACAATTTGACTTGCTACTTCGAGAACAAAACAAGCGGTTTCGTGAATCGCCGAGAATTGGAGTCTTCCGGGTGCAAGTACTTCATGTCATCTCTTTCATTCCCAGATGTTACAGACGTCTCCGGTGAGCCTCTGTCTTTGGAAGTAAATACAATCGAACTTGGATGGTGGGTCCAGGGAGATCGATGTCTGTGTTCCGATCACGCCAATTGTACCAACCTTCAATCCCCGGTGGACGGAAAGCCCGGTTTCCGCTGTGGCTGCCGCGACGGCTTCGTCGGCGACGGGTTTTTGGCCGGAACAGGTTGCCAGAAAG CCTCGTCATGCAACCCAGCGAAGTACTTATCTGGCCGATGTGGAGGAACAACCAGATTCATTGTCTTAATCGGAG GGTTTGTTATCGCCGTTTCACTGATTATCACTGCGGCTTCACTATGCTGTTTCTTCCGCCGGCGCACCAAACTGAAAGTCACAAAGAGCACAAAAAGACGATTAACCGAAGCCACCGGAAACAATGGTGTTCCTATCTATCCCTACAAAGACATTGAGAGAGCCACGAATAGTTTCTCAGAGAACCAACGGTTGGGAACTGGGGCGTACGGCACAGTTTATGCAGGGAAATTGTACAGCGATGAATGGGTTGCCatcaaaagaataaaacacaGAGACACTGACAGTATTGAACAGGTAATGAACGAGATCAAGCTCCTGTCCTCTGTGAGCCACACCAATTTAGTTCGCTTGTTGGGTTGCTCCATTGAATACGGAGAACAAATCCTGGTGTACGAGTTCATGCCCAATGGAACACTGAGTCAGCACTTGCAGAAGGAGAGAGGACAAGGTCTTCCTTGGTCCGTTCGACTCACCATTGCCACTGAAACGGCACAAGCCATCGCGCATCTTCATTCAGCCATTAATCCCCCCATTTACCACCGAGACATCAAATCCAGCAATATACTTTTAGACCACAATTTCAG GTCAAAAGTGGCAGACTTTGGTCTTTCTAGACTTGGAATGACTGAAATATCTCACATTTCAACTGCCCCACAGGGAACTCCTGGCTATGTGGATCCACAATATCATCAAGATTTTCACCTCTCTGACAAGAGCGATGTTTATAGTTTTGGTGTTGTTCTAGTTGAGATCATAACGGGACTAAAAGTGGTAGACTTTTCACGTTCTCCTAATGAAGTGAACTTGGCTTCTCTTGCTGCAGATAGGATTGGAAAAGGGCTTTTGGATGAGATTATAGACCCATTCCTTGAACCCGAAACAAGAAGTGACGCTCGGACCCTTTCCTCCATACACAAGGTGGCTGAGTTGGCATTTAGATGCCTAGCGTTCCACAGGGACATGAGGCCTTCGATGACGGAAGTGGCTTGTGAGTTGGAGCAACTTAGGTTGTGTCAATGGACAACATTGGGAGACAACAATTGTGCAACCTCAACGGAGTTGTCCTCTTGCTCTTCCTCATCCAATGAAAGTGAGAAACCACTGAGTACCACAACGAAGAACGTTGGAGAAAAGGGTAAAGGGTACCTTAATATTCAAACTAGGCCTATTGGTTTGAAATCATTACAAAGGCCTAATATTAATTCACCAGTCTCGGTGCAAGACCAAGAGTTATGGTTGAGTGAACAGAGTTCTCCTTCATCAAATAGTTTTCCAAGCAAGTCATTTGATTGA